One genomic segment of Arthrobacter sp. Marseille-P9274 includes these proteins:
- a CDS encoding TIGR03557 family F420-dependent LLM class oxidoreductase, translating to MAKSLTVGYAAMLEQFHPSEAVALSEHAEQHGFSGVMAADHFQPWVPAQGESAFVWNVLTALGERTKGDIGPGVTCPSFRWHPAMVAQASATLAAMYPGRHWLGLGSGEALNEHIVGQYWPEPPERINRMFEAIEIINKLFAGSLAGKDVRHSGTYYKLESTRLWTMPEVPPELLVATAGPVTAKRAGKNAGGLITVGAPLDKVAMLFDRFDAGAREAGKDPSGMPKVLQLHLSWAPTYEEALSNAMTEWPNGGMKFPKADIRSPFELEQMAKLVRPEDFEGRMVISEDPDVHRAAIQKFADLGFDRIYLHNVGRNQREWIEVFGGTVVPALTR from the coding sequence ATGGCAAAGTCACTGACCGTCGGCTACGCGGCCATGCTCGAGCAGTTCCACCCCAGCGAGGCGGTGGCGCTGTCCGAGCATGCGGAGCAGCACGGCTTCTCCGGCGTCATGGCGGCCGACCACTTCCAGCCGTGGGTGCCCGCGCAGGGCGAATCGGCCTTCGTCTGGAACGTGCTCACGGCCCTGGGGGAGCGAACCAAGGGCGACATCGGGCCGGGCGTCACCTGCCCGAGTTTCCGCTGGCACCCGGCGATGGTGGCGCAGGCGTCGGCCACGCTCGCGGCCATGTATCCGGGCCGGCACTGGCTGGGGCTGGGGTCCGGCGAGGCGCTGAACGAACACATCGTGGGGCAGTACTGGCCGGAGCCTCCGGAGCGGATCAACCGGATGTTCGAGGCGATCGAGATCATCAACAAGCTCTTCGCCGGTTCGCTGGCGGGCAAGGACGTCCGGCACAGCGGCACCTACTACAAGCTGGAGTCCACGAGGCTGTGGACGATGCCGGAGGTGCCGCCGGAACTCCTGGTCGCAACGGCGGGCCCGGTGACCGCCAAGCGCGCGGGCAAGAACGCCGGCGGGCTGATCACCGTCGGCGCGCCGCTGGACAAGGTCGCGATGCTCTTCGACCGGTTCGACGCCGGAGCCAGGGAAGCGGGTAAGGATCCTTCCGGCATGCCGAAGGTGCTGCAGCTGCACCTGAGCTGGGCCCCGACCTATGAAGAAGCGCTGTCCAACGCGATGACGGAGTGGCCCAACGGCGGCATGAAATTCCCCAAGGCGGACATCCGCTCTCCCTTCGAGCTGGAGCAGATGGCCAAGCTGGTGCGCCCGGAAGACTTCGAGGGCCGGATGGTCATCTCCGAAGATCCGGACGTGCACCGTGCCGCCATCCAGAAGTTCGCCGACCTGGGCTTCGACCGCATCTACCTGCACAACGTGGGCCGCAACCAGCGCGAGTGGATCGAGGTCTTCGGCGGCACCGTGGTCCCGGCGCTGACGCGATGA
- a CDS encoding putative F420-0 ABC transporter substrate-binding protein — translation MRTPAVLLRTLPVLAAASLLLSGCGGPAPAGTAPGAAATGSATGPDDGAGAPASAFPFTVDNCGTEVTVSAPPRRVVTIKSTSTELLLALGLGDRIVGTAFADGPVPERWRQDLPVISEQLPAQEPVLVLDPDFVYAGWESNFSADGAGERAALGKLGINTYVSPAACREPGYQPDPLTFDQIFADIREVGAIFDAGARADRLVAEQRRQLEAVEPDGKGLSALWYSSGSDTPYVGGGTGAPQLVMEAAGLRNIAADVDQAWSPLSWEAVADRNPDVIVLVDSSWSSVKKKIGVLEQHPVISQLDAVKEGRYLVVPFAASEAGVRSVETVQSLTDQLAKLDAP, via the coding sequence ATGCGCACTCCCGCCGTTTTACTCCGGACGCTACCCGTCCTGGCCGCCGCTTCCCTGCTGCTCAGCGGGTGCGGCGGGCCCGCGCCGGCCGGGACCGCGCCCGGCGCCGCGGCAACCGGTTCCGCAACCGGACCCGACGACGGCGCGGGAGCTCCGGCGTCGGCCTTTCCCTTCACCGTGGACAACTGCGGCACCGAGGTAACAGTCAGCGCCCCGCCCCGGCGCGTGGTCACGATCAAGTCGACCAGCACGGAACTGCTGCTCGCCCTTGGCCTGGGCGATCGGATCGTCGGCACGGCCTTCGCCGACGGCCCCGTCCCCGAGCGGTGGCGGCAGGACCTGCCGGTGATCTCCGAACAGCTCCCGGCGCAGGAGCCGGTGCTGGTCCTGGATCCGGACTTCGTCTACGCCGGCTGGGAATCGAATTTCTCCGCCGACGGCGCCGGCGAGCGCGCGGCGCTGGGCAAGCTGGGGATCAACACCTACGTCTCCCCCGCGGCTTGCCGGGAGCCCGGCTACCAGCCGGATCCGCTGACCTTCGACCAGATCTTCGCGGACATCCGGGAGGTCGGGGCAATTTTCGACGCCGGCGCCCGGGCGGACCGACTCGTCGCCGAACAGCGCAGGCAGCTGGAGGCCGTCGAGCCGGACGGCAAGGGGCTGTCCGCGCTCTGGTACAGCTCCGGGTCCGATACCCCGTATGTGGGCGGCGGCACCGGGGCTCCGCAGCTGGTGATGGAGGCGGCCGGGCTGCGGAACATTGCCGCCGACGTGGACCAGGCCTGGTCGCCACTGTCCTGGGAAGCGGTTGCGGACCGGAACCCGGACGTGATCGTGCTGGTGGATTCCAGCTGGAGCAGCGTCAAGAAGAAGATCGGCGTGCTGGAGCAGCATCCGGTGATCTCGCAGCTGGACGCGGTCAAGGAGGGCCGGTACCTCGTGGTGCCGTTCGCCGCCTCCGAAGCCGGCGTCCGCAGCGTCGAAACCGTCCAGTCGCTGACGGACCAGCTGGCGAAGCTGGACGCACCATGA
- a CDS encoding nitrilase-related carbon-nitrogen hydrolase, with protein sequence MTIVRAALTQTTWTGDEESMVRKHEDFVRKAAAEGAQVICFQELFHGPYFGIVQDSKYYGFAQQVPGPLTERFSTLAAEHHIVIILPVYEEEQPGIYYNTAAVIDADGSYLGKYRKNHLPHVDKFWEKFYFRPGNLGWPVFDTAVGKVGLNICYDRHFPESWRVLGVNGAQLVFNPNASKPGLSNRLWELEQPTAAAANGYFVVVPNRVGSEANEFGDEAVNFYGTSYVADPQGNYVGELGSGTEEELLIRDLDMDLVRTARNNWQFYRDRRPDAYGPIVAP encoded by the coding sequence ATGACCATTGTTAGGGCAGCACTCACGCAGACCACCTGGACCGGGGACGAGGAGTCCATGGTCCGCAAGCACGAGGACTTCGTCCGCAAGGCGGCGGCGGAGGGCGCCCAGGTGATCTGCTTCCAGGAACTCTTCCACGGTCCCTACTTCGGCATTGTCCAGGACAGCAAGTACTACGGATTCGCGCAGCAGGTGCCGGGGCCGCTGACCGAGCGCTTCTCGACCCTCGCGGCCGAGCACCACATCGTCATCATCCTCCCGGTCTACGAGGAGGAGCAGCCCGGGATCTACTACAACACCGCCGCGGTCATCGACGCGGACGGCAGCTACTTGGGCAAGTACCGCAAGAACCACCTGCCGCATGTGGACAAGTTCTGGGAGAAGTTCTACTTCCGGCCCGGCAACCTCGGCTGGCCGGTTTTCGACACGGCCGTCGGCAAGGTCGGCCTGAACATCTGCTATGACCGGCACTTCCCCGAGAGCTGGCGCGTCCTCGGCGTCAACGGCGCGCAGTTGGTGTTCAACCCGAATGCGTCCAAGCCCGGGCTGTCCAACCGCCTGTGGGAGCTCGAGCAGCCCACCGCCGCGGCGGCCAACGGCTACTTCGTGGTGGTGCCCAACCGCGTCGGCTCCGAGGCCAACGAGTTCGGGGATGAGGCGGTGAACTTCTACGGCACCTCCTACGTCGCAGACCCGCAGGGCAACTACGTCGGCGAGCTGGGCAGCGGCACCGAGGAGGAACTGCTGATCCGCGACCTGGACATGGACCTGGTCCGGACCGCGCGCAACAACTGGCAGTTCTACCGCGATCGCCGCCCGGACGCGTACGGGCCGATCGTCGCACCGTAA
- a CDS encoding intradiol ring-cleavage dioxygenase, translating to MPRKVTADQSAVEERLVANVLASFDNAPDARLKQVMQSLVTHLHGFIRDVRLTEAEWNHAIGFLTAVGHITDDKRQEFILLSDVLGASMQTIAVNNPTCTGSAVATEATVFGPFFVDDAPEIPNGGDIAGGAPGQPCWIEGTVTDTDGNPVPNARIEVWEADEDGFYDVQYSDNRVAGRAHLFADEEGKYSFWGLTPTPYPIPHDGPVGQMLEATGRSPMRASHLHFMVTAEGLRTLVTHIFVRGDELLKSDTVFGVKESLVKDFVQQPAGTPTPDGRALASGWTRARFDIVLAPAGTEPTPAG from the coding sequence ATGCCAAGGAAGGTCACCGCCGACCAGTCGGCCGTGGAGGAGCGCCTGGTCGCCAACGTCCTCGCCTCCTTCGACAACGCCCCGGACGCCCGGCTCAAGCAGGTGATGCAGTCGCTGGTGACCCACCTGCATGGCTTCATCCGCGACGTCCGGTTGACCGAGGCGGAGTGGAACCATGCGATCGGGTTCCTCACCGCCGTCGGGCACATCACCGACGACAAGCGCCAGGAATTCATCCTGCTATCCGATGTCCTCGGCGCCTCGATGCAGACCATCGCCGTGAACAACCCGACTTGCACCGGCAGCGCCGTCGCCACCGAGGCGACCGTGTTCGGCCCGTTCTTCGTCGATGACGCGCCCGAGATCCCGAACGGCGGCGACATCGCCGGCGGCGCGCCAGGCCAGCCCTGCTGGATCGAAGGCACGGTCACCGACACGGACGGCAACCCCGTACCGAACGCGAGGATCGAGGTCTGGGAGGCCGACGAGGACGGCTTCTACGACGTGCAGTACTCCGATAACCGGGTCGCCGGCCGGGCCCACCTCTTCGCCGACGAGGAGGGCAAGTACTCGTTCTGGGGCCTGACGCCGACCCCGTACCCGATTCCGCACGACGGCCCGGTCGGGCAGATGCTCGAGGCCACCGGACGGTCGCCGATGCGAGCCTCGCACCTGCACTTCATGGTCACCGCCGAGGGGCTGCGCACCCTGGTCACGCACATCTTCGTCCGCGGCGACGAGCTGCTGAAGTCGGACACGGTCTTCGGCGTCAAGGAGTCGCTGGTCAAGGACTTCGTCCAGCAGCCGGCCGGCACGCCGACTCCGGACGGCCGCGCCTTGGCTTCCGGCTGGACCCGGGCGCGCTTCGACATCGTGCTCGCCCCTGCCGGCACCGAACCGACGCCCGCCGGCTAG
- a CDS encoding putative F420-0 ABC transporter permease subunit, with product MSLREHSGQKMTTAAPASADLTPGSGVLWGLVLLAALAASVLAAVSFGPANLSPQQVLGSILQHLGLRPESPGAADLTPIQDAIIWELRLPRLLTAALVGAGLAVSGAVMQALTRNPLADPYLLGLSSGASLGAVAVLLLGAAMLLPVAAFAGAMAAMVLTLGLASALGVITPTRTVLAGLAVSALASALTAFIIFFSAQGDSYREVLSWMMGSLSAASWSSVAIAGTAFVAAGVPVLLAGRILDGFAFGDTAAAALGLNVSAIRWLLLGGTAVLTGAMVSVSGSIGFVGLVLPHAVRLLTGARHRALLPLAALAGAVFMVWADTLARTLFDPREIPVGIITALLGAPVFIAMLWHRRDAA from the coding sequence ATGAGCCTTCGCGAGCACAGCGGGCAAAAAATGACGACGGCGGCGCCCGCCTCCGCGGACCTGACGCCGGGGTCGGGCGTGCTGTGGGGCCTGGTCCTGCTGGCCGCGCTGGCGGCCTCGGTGCTGGCCGCCGTCTCGTTCGGGCCGGCCAACCTGTCTCCGCAGCAGGTCCTCGGTTCGATCCTCCAGCATCTGGGACTCCGCCCGGAGTCGCCGGGTGCCGCGGACCTGACGCCGATCCAGGACGCCATCATCTGGGAGCTGCGGCTGCCCCGGTTGCTCACCGCGGCACTGGTCGGTGCCGGCCTGGCCGTCAGCGGCGCGGTCATGCAGGCGCTCACGCGGAATCCGCTGGCCGACCCCTACCTGCTGGGGCTGAGCTCCGGAGCCTCACTCGGCGCCGTCGCGGTCCTCCTGCTGGGTGCCGCCATGCTGCTGCCGGTGGCCGCGTTCGCCGGCGCGATGGCGGCGATGGTGCTCACCCTCGGCCTGGCCTCGGCGCTCGGCGTCATCACCCCGACCCGCACCGTGCTCGCCGGGCTGGCCGTCTCCGCGTTGGCCTCCGCCCTGACCGCCTTCATCATTTTCTTCTCCGCGCAGGGCGATTCCTACCGCGAGGTGCTCAGCTGGATGATGGGCTCGCTGTCCGCCGCCTCGTGGAGCTCGGTGGCCATTGCCGGGACCGCCTTCGTGGCGGCGGGGGTGCCGGTGCTGCTGGCCGGCCGGATCCTCGACGGCTTCGCCTTCGGAGACACCGCGGCGGCGGCCCTCGGCCTCAACGTCAGCGCCATCCGCTGGCTCCTGCTGGGCGGAACCGCGGTGCTCACCGGGGCCATGGTCTCGGTCAGCGGCTCCATCGGCTTCGTCGGCCTGGTCCTGCCGCACGCCGTCCGGCTGCTGACCGGTGCCCGGCACCGCGCCCTGCTTCCGCTCGCGGCCCTGGCCGGGGCCGTCTTCATGGTCTGGGCGGACACGCTCGCGAGGACGCTGTTCGACCCGCGGGAAATCCCCGTCGGCATCATCACCGCGCTGCTCGGCGCCCCCGTCTTCATCGCCATGCTCTGGCACAGGAGGGACGCGGCATGA
- a CDS encoding ABC transporter ATP-binding protein, translating to MNLRGVDLEYRAGGTLILDGVDCPVPAGSVTGLLGPNGAGKTSLLQLLAAVAAPHAGTVLLDGASLHALPRKERARRLAFVEQSAATDLPLTVLDVVLLGRMPYRSVLAGTGGEDLHTARRSLEAVGLKDFACRRYSTLSGGERQRVQLAKALAQEPEVLLLDEPTNHLDVNAQLSTMELVRDLAAGGVGVLAALHDINLAAAYCDRVIVLHQGRVAAAGPTAEVLVPALIRRVYGVEAVVLDHPLTGRPLVAFGPLPEAPPSAPSLSDPAHGASSSDPAPRNASADPTPREPSASPAV from the coding sequence ATGAACCTCCGCGGAGTCGACCTCGAATACCGGGCAGGCGGCACACTGATTCTCGACGGCGTGGACTGCCCGGTCCCGGCCGGCAGCGTCACCGGGCTGCTGGGCCCCAACGGCGCGGGCAAAACGAGCCTGCTGCAGCTGCTGGCCGCCGTCGCCGCGCCGCATGCCGGCACCGTCCTGCTGGACGGCGCCAGCCTCCACGCGCTGCCGCGGAAGGAACGCGCCCGCCGCCTGGCCTTCGTCGAGCAGAGTGCCGCCACCGACCTGCCGCTGACCGTGCTGGACGTGGTGCTGCTGGGCCGGATGCCCTACCGCTCCGTGCTGGCCGGCACCGGCGGCGAGGACCTGCACACCGCCCGACGGAGCCTCGAGGCGGTGGGGCTGAAAGACTTTGCCTGCCGCCGGTACTCCACGTTGTCCGGCGGCGAGCGCCAGCGGGTCCAGCTGGCCAAGGCCCTCGCCCAGGAACCGGAAGTGCTGCTGCTCGACGAACCCACCAACCATCTGGACGTCAACGCCCAGCTGTCCACCATGGAGCTGGTCCGGGACCTGGCGGCCGGCGGCGTGGGCGTGCTGGCCGCCCTGCACGACATCAACCTCGCGGCGGCCTACTGCGACCGGGTCATCGTGCTGCACCAGGGCCGGGTCGCCGCGGCAGGTCCCACCGCCGAGGTCCTGGTGCCCGCCCTGATCCGCCGGGTCTACGGGGTCGAAGCCGTCGTGCTGGACCACCCGCTCACGGGCAGGCCGCTGGTGGCCTTCGGCCCGTTGCCGGAGGCCCCGCCCTCCGCGCCTTCGTTGTCCGATCCTGCGCACGGTGCTTCATCGTCGGATCCCGCGCCTCGGAATGCTTCGGCGGATCCCACGCCGCGCGAGCCTTCCGCGAGTCCGGCCGTGTAG
- a CDS encoding maleylacetate reductase has translation MNFEHITLGQRVLFGTGKAAEHVAKEVARHEARRVMCISSEFERSLADKALASIDVVLWHSDVVQHVPVETAEKARKAAADGDIDLIVCVGGGSTTGLAKAVALTSGIPIVAVPTTYAGSEATNVWGLTEGATKTTGVDDKVLPAAVIYDAELTVGLPVALSVASGLNALAHCVDSLWAPKADPINQALAAEGVRALADGLPRIAGNPEGLEGRETALYGAYLAAVAFASAGSGLHHKICHVLGGTFNMPHAETHATVLPYVLAFNGPAAPDAAARLAGALRSGMGAASASGSRTDAAEEAVELLNELRSRLNAPVSLRDHGFTEADIPEAVRRIVKAAPASNPAAVAEESVTALLHAALEGQVPAVRALATT, from the coding sequence ATGAACTTCGAACACATCACCCTCGGCCAGCGAGTGCTCTTCGGCACGGGCAAGGCCGCCGAACACGTCGCCAAGGAGGTGGCCAGGCACGAAGCCCGCCGGGTCATGTGCATCTCCTCGGAATTCGAGCGAAGCCTTGCAGACAAGGCCCTTGCTTCCATCGACGTAGTCCTGTGGCATTCCGACGTGGTCCAGCACGTTCCCGTCGAGACGGCGGAGAAGGCCCGCAAGGCTGCCGCCGACGGCGACATCGACCTCATCGTTTGTGTCGGCGGCGGTTCCACCACCGGCCTGGCCAAGGCCGTTGCCCTGACCAGCGGCATCCCGATCGTTGCGGTTCCCACTACCTACGCAGGGTCCGAGGCGACCAACGTCTGGGGCCTGACGGAGGGGGCAACCAAGACCACCGGCGTCGATGACAAGGTCCTTCCCGCGGCGGTGATTTACGACGCCGAACTCACCGTCGGCCTGCCGGTCGCCCTATCAGTCGCATCGGGTCTGAACGCCCTCGCGCATTGCGTCGATTCGCTGTGGGCGCCGAAGGCCGACCCGATCAACCAGGCTCTCGCGGCCGAAGGCGTCCGCGCCCTGGCCGACGGCCTCCCCCGCATCGCAGGGAATCCCGAAGGCCTGGAGGGGCGCGAGACGGCGCTCTACGGCGCCTACCTCGCCGCCGTGGCCTTCGCCTCGGCAGGTTCGGGTTTGCACCACAAGATCTGCCACGTCCTGGGCGGGACGTTCAACATGCCCCACGCGGAAACCCACGCGACCGTGCTGCCGTACGTGCTCGCATTCAACGGCCCGGCCGCGCCCGACGCCGCTGCCCGGCTCGCCGGTGCCCTACGGTCCGGCATGGGAGCGGCCTCAGCCTCCGGTAGCCGCACCGACGCCGCAGAGGAAGCCGTGGAGCTGCTCAACGAACTGCGGAGCAGGTTGAACGCCCCGGTCTCGCTGCGGGACCACGGCTTCACCGAAGCCGACATCCCCGAGGCTGTGCGCCGCATCGTCAAGGCCGCACCGGCGTCGAACCCTGCTGCCGTGGCCGAGGAAAGCGTCACGGCGCTTCTGCACGCCGCCCTCGAAGGGCAGGTCCCGGCCGTCCGGGCCCTGGCCACGACCTGA
- a CDS encoding carboxymuconolactone decarboxylase family protein gives MEKHHTHEETFAEGLEIRKEVLGAAHVEKSMASVSEFARPIQELVTEYCWGATWSRPGLERRDRSLVNLAMLTALNRGHELSVHVKGAINNGVTPEEIREVLLQTAIYVGVPAALESFRIAEATIKEMSVNV, from the coding sequence ATGGAAAAGCACCATACCCACGAAGAGACATTTGCCGAAGGACTGGAAATCCGCAAGGAGGTGCTCGGCGCCGCGCACGTGGAGAAGTCGATGGCCAGCGTCAGCGAATTCGCCCGCCCCATCCAGGAACTCGTGACGGAGTACTGCTGGGGCGCTACCTGGTCCCGCCCTGGACTGGAGCGCCGGGACCGCAGCCTGGTCAACCTTGCGATGCTGACCGCCCTGAACCGCGGCCACGAACTCTCCGTGCATGTCAAGGGAGCCATCAACAACGGCGTCACGCCCGAGGAGATCCGGGAGGTGCTCCTGCAGACGGCGATCTATGTCGGTGTTCCGGCCGCTTTGGAGTCCTTCCGGATCGCCGAAGCCACGATCAAGGAAATGAGCGTCAATGTCTGA
- a CDS encoding MFS transporter, with protein sequence MSLPLQTSEAPRSALRRVAGASLAGNAIEYYDFSIYGLAAALVFPQLFFPDNDPFIATLATFGTLAVGYISRPLGAVVFGHFGDRIGRKPMLVITLLLMGVATLAIGMLPTFEQVGIWAAVMLTALRFLQGIAFGGEWGGAILMAFEYAPENRRGLFAAIPQVGPATGALLGNAVFLLVTLLPQDQLMAWGWRLPFLFSFVLVIVGMFIRLKIAESPEFQATKDQGRDVKVPIASVLRNNMRAVLLVAGGFLGFGAFSVVVMTYLVGYSQKDMGIPASTMLTFTMLSFAIQIPMILFSGHLSDKYGRRGLIIIGSVAAIVAIFFMFWAVSTAQPLLVGVAYAVGFGWLYTICYGLQPALFADAFPAEVRFTGMSLGYQLANVVGSGFTPMIATWLLHSTGNLYAVPVFVAATLAISMICLVRLAVLAQARKSQEGLFDPRESVPVAAN encoded by the coding sequence GTGTCGCTCCCGCTCCAGACAAGCGAGGCTCCGCGCAGCGCGCTACGCCGTGTGGCAGGCGCCAGCCTTGCCGGCAACGCCATCGAGTACTACGACTTTTCCATCTATGGACTGGCTGCCGCGCTCGTCTTTCCCCAGCTGTTCTTCCCGGACAATGATCCGTTCATCGCGACCCTCGCCACTTTCGGCACGCTCGCCGTCGGATACATTTCCCGCCCGTTGGGCGCCGTCGTGTTCGGACACTTCGGCGACAGGATCGGCCGCAAACCCATGCTGGTCATCACCTTGCTCCTGATGGGTGTCGCGACGCTGGCGATCGGCATGCTGCCCACCTTCGAGCAGGTGGGGATCTGGGCAGCGGTCATGCTGACCGCCCTGCGGTTCCTGCAGGGCATTGCCTTCGGCGGCGAGTGGGGCGGCGCCATCCTGATGGCCTTCGAGTACGCCCCGGAGAACAGGCGCGGCCTCTTCGCCGCGATCCCGCAGGTCGGCCCGGCTACCGGTGCACTGCTGGGCAATGCGGTGTTCCTGCTGGTTACTCTGCTGCCGCAGGACCAGCTGATGGCCTGGGGCTGGCGCCTGCCCTTCCTGTTCAGCTTCGTCCTCGTCATCGTGGGCATGTTCATCCGGCTCAAGATCGCCGAATCCCCCGAGTTCCAGGCGACCAAGGACCAGGGCCGCGATGTCAAGGTTCCGATCGCCTCGGTCCTGCGCAACAACATGCGGGCGGTGCTCCTGGTGGCCGGCGGCTTCCTCGGCTTCGGCGCCTTCTCCGTGGTGGTCATGACGTATCTGGTGGGCTACAGCCAGAAGGACATGGGCATTCCGGCGTCGACCATGCTGACCTTCACAATGCTCTCCTTCGCCATCCAGATCCCCATGATCCTCTTCTCCGGCCACCTCTCCGACAAGTACGGCCGCCGGGGCCTCATCATCATCGGCTCCGTGGCCGCCATCGTCGCGATCTTCTTCATGTTCTGGGCCGTCTCCACCGCCCAGCCGCTGCTCGTCGGCGTCGCGTACGCGGTCGGCTTCGGCTGGCTGTACACCATCTGCTACGGGCTGCAGCCCGCCCTCTTCGCCGACGCGTTCCCGGCCGAAGTCCGCTTCACCGGCATGTCGCTGGGGTACCAGCTGGCGAACGTCGTCGGCTCCGGTTTCACGCCCATGATCGCCACCTGGCTGCTCCATTCGACGGGGAACCTCTACGCCGTGCCGGTCTTCGTCGCCGCGACCCTGGCCATCTCGATGATCTGCCTGGTCCGCCTGGCCGTGCTCGCCCAGGCGCGCAAATCGCAGGAGGGCTTGTTCGATCCCCGGGAATCCGTTCCTGTCGCTGCCAACTAG